The DNA segment GGCGGACCAGCGCGGTGTGCAGGGCGAGCACACCGCCGTAGCTGTTGCCGACCAGGTGCACCGGGCGGCGGTCGAGGCCGAGGGCGGCGAGCAGGGCGGCGAGGTCGGCCACCGCGGTGTCCCGGTCGTAGCCGCCGGGCGGACGGTCGCTGCGGCCGTGTCCGCGCTGGTCGTAGAGGAGCACCGGGTGCCCGGCGCGGGAGACGGGGCCGGCGAGGGTGCAGTAGAAGCTCGACAGGTTGTCCATCACGAGGCCGTGGAGGAAGACGACCGTGGACCCGTCGTCGCGGCCCGGCAGCCACTGGGTGTGCAGGCGCAGCCCGCCTGCGGGGGTCAGGGCCATGGTGGGCTCAGCCCGCGCAGGTCCGGTCGGCGGCGGTGACCTCGTCGATGTGGACGGCCAGTTCGCCGACCGTCATGGCCAGGATCTGGTCGATGTCCTTCTCCGCGAGGAGGCCGAGGAGGTCCACGGCGCCGCCGTAGCGCTGGTGCAGCAGCTCGGCGAGGGCGACGAACTCGATGCTCTCCAGGGCCAGATCGTCGTTGAAGGTGGTCGCGGGGGTGATCTCGCCCACGACGAGGAGCTCGTCGCCGACGACGCTCACCAGCATGTCGGTGATCTCGGCCAGGATCGCCCCGGTGCGCTCGGGGAGCGGGTCAGCTGCCATGGGTGGCCTCCGTGGAAGTGGGGGTGACGGTGCCCGTGCGGTCCTCGGGCGGCGGCCCGGTCCAGGCGACGACATGGCGCGCGGACAGGTCGTGGACGGAGTCGAGGTGGACGAGGTGGGCCTGTCCGGACGGGGAGAGGACCCGCAGCGCGCCGCCCGGCGCGGACGTCACGGCCCACTCCAGCGGCCGCCCGCCCAGGCCGCTGCCGGCCGCCTTCGCCGCGGCCTCCTTGGCGCACCACAACGCGGTGAGCCAGTAGGCGCGGCCGGTGCTCGCGGTGGTCTCCCGGGCCTGCAGGGCGTCCGCCAGGCGGCGTTCGGCCGGGGTGAGGGCGATGCGTTCGAGGGCCTGCGGATCGTCGGTGACCGGTTCGATGTCGATGCCGACCGGGCCGGACCGGTGGGCGAGGGCGACGGCGACGTGGTCCTTGTGCGCGAGCGAGAGGTGGAGCCCGGCGGCGAGCGGGCCCTCGGGCCGGGGGCGGCCGTCGTGGTCCTTGCCGACGGCGACCTCGGCGGGGAAGACCGGGCCGGCTCCCGACTCCCACAGCAGCTCACGGACCGCGTCCTTGGCGGCGATCCGGCCCAGCAGCCAGGCCGTGCGGGCGCGCGGCGCGCAGCGCTCGTAGCGGGCGCGTTCGGCGGCGCCCAGATAGCGGCGCATCACCAGCTCCTGCGAGGCCGGATCGGTCCAGCGGCGCCGGGCCAGGCACCAGCCGCCCGGCCGGGGTTCGCCGATCCCGCACACCTCCGGGGTGAACTTCATGGGCCACACCCGTTCGTCGGCGCCGAACCGCCGGTACGTCCAGTTCTCCAGCCGCGCCCGGACGCCGCCGTCGCCGCCGCACAGCTCCACGTCGCCGCGTACCGTGCCCGGCCGCACCTCGCGGATCCGGGCGGTGGCCGCGAGCAGCGTGCCCTCGCCCGGCGGGGGCCCGTAGAGCCGGACGCGCTCCAGCGTCGCGGGGAAGACCAGCCGGTCACCGGTGAGTTGCAGCTGCATCCAGTGGCCGAGGAGCTGGCCCGCGGCGTCCAGGAGGGCGCCGGGCGCGGGCAAGGCGCGCAGCGTTCCGCTGATGCCGTCGGCGGCCAGCGTGCGGACCTCGTGGACCCCGGCGAACGCCGGCCCGTGGAACATCCACCGGTCCCGGTAGAGGGCCTCGGCGCTCACCGGCGCCGACCGGCCGGACGTCAGCGCCGGGAGGCCGGGGGACGGCGGGGGCGGCAGGTGCGCCCCGAGGTGGACGGTGACCACGGCGTGGTCCCCGAGGGCCACCCGTACGCGGCCGTCGCCGACCGGGGTGGCGGTGACGGGCAGGTCGACGGGCGGGGCGACGGGCAGCCAGCGCAGGGCCCGGACGTCGGAGTAGCCGGTGACGACCTGCCCCGGCCGCACCTCCCGGGCCGCCTCGGCCGCCAGCTCCAGCAGCGTGGTCATCGGGACGACGGGGAACCGGTCGGCGGCCTCCGGCCAGTCGTCGGGCTGGAGGTAGACACAGTGGTCACGGACGTAGGGGACGGTGTCGAGGGAGAGGTGGCGGGTGGTGTGGTGAGGGGTGGGGGCGGGGGGCTGAGGTGCGATGGGGGCGGAGTCGGACGCCGGAGCGGTACGGGCGGCCGCGGCGGCGACTGTGCGGGTGGCGGCCCGGGCTTCGGCGAGGAGGGCGTCCAGAGCCTGGCGGACCGGGTCCGCGGCGGGCGGCTGCGGGTGCGGCAGCGCTCCCCCGCCCCCTCCCCCTCCTCCCCCTTCGGGGGAGGGGGCGGGGGGTGGGTTCGGGGGTGGGGGTGGGCCCGCGGGCGCGAAAAGCCGCCCGCCCGGCGCCGCGTCGCCGAGGCGGACCAACGGCGAGCCGAGATCGAGCCGGACCGGCACCCCGGCCCCCTCCGGGCCGGTGACACGGTCCACCGCCGGGACGCTGGCACGGTCCACCGCCGGGGCGCTGACACGTTCCGCCGCCGGGGCGCTGACACGTTCCGCCGCCGGGCCGACGACGCCATCCACCCCCGGGCCGGCGGCCACCCGGCCCACCTCCCCGGCCGCTCCGTCCCGAGCCGTCAGCCGCTCCCAGCGCGGGTTCAGGCCCTCGGTCCACAACGCGGCGGCCGTCCTGCGCAGTTGAGTGCGTCCGTCGCCGCGGGTGCCGGCCGCCGCCACGGCGAGGTGGTCCGTGCCGTGGAGGGTGTCGCCGACGAAACCGGTGAGGCTGCCGGCGCCGAGCTGGACGAAGGCGCGGACCCCCGTCGCGTACAGCCGGCTGGTCAGTTGCCGGAAGCGGACCGGCTCCAGGAGGTGCCGCAGCACCAGCGCGCGGACGTCCGGAGCGTCCTCGGGGAAGGGCGCGACGGTCGTCGCCGACCATACGGGGAGCCGGGGGTCCCGCAGCGGCAGGGCGTCGAACGCGGCCCGTACCTGGTCGAGATAGGGCGCCCACATCGGCGTGTGGAAGCCGGAGCGGAAGGGCATCTCCTGGGCCCGTACGCCCTGCCCGGCGAGCCGGCGGACGGCCTCGGCCAGCGGCCGCGGAGCGCCGCAGATCACCGACTGGTGCGGACAGTTGTCGTGGCTGACCGCCACCCCGGGCAGCCCTTCCAGGGCCGCCGCGGCCTGTGCGGCGCCGCAGCCCAGGGCCGCGTAGACCAGGTCGGGTACGGCGAGGGAGCCGGGACGCAGCGAGTCGAGGAAGGTGTCGACGGCCTGCGGCGGATACATTCCGGCGACCACCATGGCCGTCCACTCGCCGAGGCTGTGGCCGGTCAGCAGGTCGGGGGCGATGCCCAGTTCGGCCAGGACGCGGGCGAGGAAGCGGCCGGCGGCGAGCGTGTCGACGGCCCGCTCCACCAGGCCGCCGCCCGAGGCCGGGGGGCGGGGCAGGGACATCAGGTCGGCGAGGTCGTCCATCCGTGGCGGCGGTTCGGCTTCCAGGCCAGGGAAGACGAAGGCGAGCCGCGCTCCGGCTTCCCGGGCGTACGGCCCGAAGAAGGGGCTCGGGGTGAACCACACGTCGCCGCGCCCCCGCCACGGCAGTCGGCGCGCCACGATCTTGGCCGCCAGGGCACGGCGCTGCGGCGTGGGGCCGAGGAGCGCGAGACGGCAGGGGCCGTCGGCCGGGGAGACGCCCGCGTCCGCGCCCACACCCGCGACTCCGCCCCCGTGCCCGCGCTCGTACCCGTCGGCGAGGCCGTCCCGGCACCCGCCCGCGAGGCCGTCCCCGTTCTCGTATCCGCTCCCGCCCCCCGCGCCCACGTCCCGCAGCTTCTGCGCCAGTTCGTCGGCAGATCCCGCGGCGAGCCGGACGAGGCGCTCCGGCTCCGCCGTCCGCAGCGGGGAGCGGCGGGGCACGGGCGGTGCGGCGGCGGGGCTCCGGTGTCCGGGGGCCTCCTCCAGGATGACGTGGGCGTTGATCCCGCCGAAGCCGAAGGCGTTGACGCCGGCCCGTAGGGGTGCGCGTCCGGCGTCCCAGGGTTCGGTCTCGGTGAGCGGACGCATCCGGGTACGGGCCAGGCCCTCGTGCGGCTCGTCCAGGTGCAGGGTCGGCGGCAGGGTGCGGTGGTGGACGGCGAGGGCGGCCTTGATCAGCCCGGCGATGCCGGCGGCCTGCATGGTGTGGCCGAGCATCGACTTCACCGAGCCCAGGCCGACGGGCGCCCGGCCCGCGCCGGGTGGCCCGAACACCTGGGCCAGTGTGGTCAGTTCGGTGTCGTCGCCGACCGGGGTGCCGGTGCCGTGCGCCTCCAGCAGGCCGAGTGCGGCCGGGTCGCGCGGGTCGAGGCCGGCGCTCTCCCAGGCCAGCTCCAGTGCCCGGGTCTGCCCCTCGGTCCGGGGGTTCATCAGGCTGGAGGCGCGCCCGTCCCCCGACACGCCCGTCCCGCGGAGCACCGCGTACACCCGGTCCCCGTCGCGTTCGGCGTCGGCGAGGCGTTTGAGGAGGACGACGCCGGTGCCCTCGGAGAGCAGGGTGCCGTCGGCCCGGCGGTCGAAGGGGCGGATGCACTGGGTGGGGCTGAGGGCGCGCAGTTGGGTGAAGACGCTCCACAGGGTGGCGATGTGGCAGTGGTGCACGGCTCCGGCGATCACGCTGTCGCAGCGCCCGGCGGCCAGCAGGTCGACGGCCTGGGCCACGGCCAGCAGCGAGGAGGCGCAGGCCGCGTCGAGGGTGTAGGCGGGGCCGCGGAAGTCCAGCCGGTTGGCGGTGCGGGCGGCGGTGAAGCTGGGCACCAGGCCGATGGAGGCTTCGGGGCGTTCGGGGCCGAGGCTCTGCTGGAAGGCGTCGCGCACCGCGGAGATCTTCGACTCCCCCAGTTCCGGGGCGAGTTCGCGCAGGGTGACGGCGAGCTGGTGGGCCGTACGGACCCGCTGGTCGAGCCGGGCGGTGGCCACGCCCATGAAGCCGCCCCGGCCGAGGACGACACCGATCCGGGAGCGGTCGGCGGGCAGCCGCTCCTGGCCGCCGGCGTCCGCGATGGCGTCGGCGATGACGCGCAGCGCGAGGAGCTGGTCGGGTTCGGCGCCCGGGACGGTGGCGGGCATGATGCCGAAGCGGGTGGGGTCGAAGGCGGCCTGCTCGTCGAGGAAGCCGCCCCGCCGGCAGTAGAAGCGGTCGCTGCGGGCGGGGCCCTCGGCGCCGTGCGGGTCGTAGTAGATCGCGGGGTCCCAGCGGGCCGGCGGCACGTCCGTGATGCAGTCCGTGCCGGCCAGCAGGTTGCGCCAGTAGGCGTCGAGGCCGTCGGCGCCGGGGAACAGCGCCCCCATGCCGACGATCGCGGCGTCCGTGGGGCGGGGGCCGGTCTCAGGCATCGCCCGTCGCCTCCCCGTCCGCCTCCGCCGCCAGGACGACCTGGGGCGAGGTGCCGTGGGCCAGTTCGGCCAGCAGGGCGTCGGCCGCGGCCCCGGGGTCCAGGAGCGGGATGCCGCGGCGGGCGTAGGCGCGCTCCAGCTCCGGGGTGACCATGCCGCCGCCGTCGGCCGCCCAGGGCCCCCAGTCGACGGCGAGCACGCGCCCGGCCGTACGGGCCGACCAGGCCCTGGCGAGGGTGTCCAGGGCGTCGTTGGCGGCGGCGTAGTCGGCCTGCCCACGGTTGCCGAAGACCCCGGCGACGCTGCCGAAGAGGACGAGGAAGCCGGTGTCGTCGCCGGCGGCCTCCAGGAGGTGGCGGGCGCCGTCGACCTTGGTGGCGAAGACCCGGGCGAAGGACGCCGGGTCCTTGTCCCGCAGCAGCTTGTCCTCCAGGGTGCCCGCGCCGTGCACGATCCCGTCGAGCCGGCCGTGCCGGTGCCGGATGTCGTCCACCACGGCGCGTACGGCGGCCGGGTCGGTGACATCGGCCGCGTGATAGCGCACGGAGGCGGCGAGCGGCGCCAGGGCGGCGAGGGTGGCGGTGATCTCACGGCGGGCCAGGACCCGGGTGGCCGCCGCCTCGATCTGTGCCGGCCGGCGCAGCCCCTGGGCGATGAGCGCGGCGCGCAGCGCGATGCGGTCGTGGGCGTGCGCGAGTGCCGGGTCCTCGGGGTGCTCGTCCGGGGGCGTGCGCCCGAGGAGTTCGATGTGGCAGCCGTGGGCGCGGGCCAGGGCGTGCGCCGTACGGGCGGTGATGCCGCGCGCGCCGCCGGTCAGCAGCACCACCGAACCGGCGTCGAGCGGCGGGCGGCCGGTGGCGGGCCCGTCGTGGGACAGCGGCGCGGGGACGGTGCGCAGCGTCGTGCGGGTGCCGTTGGTGCGACCGACGACGACCGGCTCGCCGGGCGCGCACAGTTCGGCGAGGAGGTGGGCCGCGACGCGTTCGGGGCGGTCCTTGGGGTCGATGTCCACGGCGCGGATCAGGACGCCTGGGTATTCGAGGGCCGCCGTACGGGCGAAGCCGCGCAGCCCGGCGCCGGGCAGCGGGTCGGGAGCGTCCCCGGTGGCGTCGTGGCCGAAGGTGCCGCCGGCCGCGGTGGCCAGCAGCAGCCACCGGGCGCCGCCGGTCAGTGCGGTGCGCAGCCCCGCGTACTGTCCGGGCAGTACGGCGCCGCGGCCCGCCCGCAGGGCGCTGAGGTCGATCAGCCCGCCCACCCCGTCGGCGGCGGCCTCGGCCAGCCGCTCGGCGGGCACGGTACGGACCCGCGCCCCATGGCTCTCCAGGAGGGCGGCGAGGGCGAGCGCCACGCCCTGCCCGTCCTCCACCACGGTGAAGTCGCTGCCCGCCACCACCTCGGCGGGCGGCCGGCCGTCCGGCGGGCCGAGGGGGGCCACCTCGACGAGGGAACGGGTGGGCGGCCGCGGCGTCAGGACACCGTCGGCTCCGGTTACGGCACCGGCACCGGCACCGGCACCGGCACCGGCACCGACTCCGGTTCCGGCGAGCGGGGTGACGAAGGTGGGTGGGCTCACGAGGGTGGCGGGAGTGCCGACGCCGGGTGGCTCGGGGACGGGTACGGCGGCCCGCGACGGCGGGGCCGGGACGGTCCCGGCCGGCTCGAACGGCTCGGGCGGCGCGGGCAGCTCCGATGGGACAAGGGGCCGTGCGGGCTCGGCCGCCGCGGGCGCTCCCGCCCCC comes from the Streptomyces angustmyceticus genome and includes:
- a CDS encoding phosphopantetheine-binding protein; protein product: MAADPLPERTGAILAEITDMLVSVVGDELLVVGEITPATTFNDDLALESIEFVALAELLHQRYGGAVDLLGLLAEKDIDQILAMTVGELAVHIDEVTAADRTCAG
- a CDS encoding type I polyketide synthase, translated to MPETGPRPTDAAIVGMGALFPGADGLDAYWRNLLAGTDCITDVPPARWDPAIYYDPHGAEGPARSDRFYCRRGGFLDEQAAFDPTRFGIMPATVPGAEPDQLLALRVIADAIADAGGQERLPADRSRIGVVLGRGGFMGVATARLDQRVRTAHQLAVTLRELAPELGESKISAVRDAFQQSLGPERPEASIGLVPSFTAARTANRLDFRGPAYTLDAACASSLLAVAQAVDLLAAGRCDSVIAGAVHHCHIATLWSVFTQLRALSPTQCIRPFDRRADGTLLSEGTGVVLLKRLADAERDGDRVYAVLRGTGVSGDGRASSLMNPRTEGQTRALELAWESAGLDPRDPAALGLLEAHGTGTPVGDDTELTTLAQVFGPPGAGRAPVGLGSVKSMLGHTMQAAGIAGLIKAALAVHHRTLPPTLHLDEPHEGLARTRMRPLTETEPWDAGRAPLRAGVNAFGFGGINAHVILEEAPGHRSPAAAPPVPRRSPLRTAEPERLVRLAAGSADELAQKLRDVGAGGGSGYENGDGLAGGCRDGLADGYERGHGGGVAGVGADAGVSPADGPCRLALLGPTPQRRALAAKIVARRLPWRGRGDVWFTPSPFFGPYAREAGARLAFVFPGLEAEPPPRMDDLADLMSLPRPPASGGGLVERAVDTLAAGRFLARVLAELGIAPDLLTGHSLGEWTAMVVAGMYPPQAVDTFLDSLRPGSLAVPDLVYAALGCGAAQAAAALEGLPGVAVSHDNCPHQSVICGAPRPLAEAVRRLAGQGVRAQEMPFRSGFHTPMWAPYLDQVRAAFDALPLRDPRLPVWSATTVAPFPEDAPDVRALVLRHLLEPVRFRQLTSRLYATGVRAFVQLGAGSLTGFVGDTLHGTDHLAVAAAGTRGDGRTQLRRTAAALWTEGLNPRWERLTARDGAAGEVGRVAAGPGVDGVVGPAAERVSAPAAERVSAPAVDRASVPAVDRVTGPEGAGVPVRLDLGSPLVRLGDAAPGGRLFAPAGPPPPPNPPPAPSPEGGGGGGGGGALPHPQPPAADPVRQALDALLAEARAATRTVAAAAARTAPASDSAPIAPQPPAPTPHHTTRHLSLDTVPYVRDHCVYLQPDDWPEAADRFPVVPMTTLLELAAEAAREVRPGQVVTGYSDVRALRWLPVAPPVDLPVTATPVGDGRVRVALGDHAVVTVHLGAHLPPPPSPGLPALTSGRSAPVSAEALYRDRWMFHGPAFAGVHEVRTLAADGISGTLRALPAPGALLDAAGQLLGHWMQLQLTGDRLVFPATLERVRLYGPPPGEGTLLAATARIREVRPGTVRGDVELCGGDGGVRARLENWTYRRFGADERVWPMKFTPEVCGIGEPRPGGWCLARRRWTDPASQELVMRRYLGAAERARYERCAPRARTAWLLGRIAAKDAVRELLWESGAGPVFPAEVAVGKDHDGRPRPEGPLAAGLHLSLAHKDHVAVALAHRSGPVGIDIEPVTDDPQALERIALTPAERRLADALQARETTASTGRAYWLTALWCAKEAAAKAAGSGLGGRPLEWAVTSAPGGALRVLSPSGQAHLVHLDSVHDLSARHVVAWTGPPPEDRTGTVTPTSTEATHGS